AACATACACGCAACAGTTTTTCCCTGTTCATAATTATAAACTATGAATTATAGTAAATAATATTGTATTTTCATCAAATTATTTTAAAAATTACGTTTTCACGTACAATTCAATTTCTTACTTCCTTTATCCATCAAATAGTTTTATAATTACCGTTTATAATTTCATTTTTAACCGGGATTCTATTTTTCCCCGTTATAAAATATTAGGAGAATAAGTATGTCCAATGAGTGTTCTATTACCGGGAATAAGCTCGATACGAATGAATTGATAAACCTTATCAATACGGAACAGTATGACAAACTGGAAGAAGCATGGCTTGGAATTATTGAATCCAACAGTATGGATTTACAGGCGCTTTTCGATGTTGTTGATCTCCTTGCGAAACGGGAAGAAAAAAAACGGGCTCACGATTTCCTGATGATGTTGGCACCTCATTATCGACAAAAAGGACTCTATCAAGACGTTCTGGAGGTGCTAAAAAAAGTATTTGAATATAACCCGAAAGAAAAGGGGCTGGCAAAAGAAATCGCCGAGTGTTATTCAAACATTTATAAAGACAGACCTTATGCAAAGGACTTGGTTGAAAAAACGGGTATAGAGACAGCGTCCGACATCCGTAGTGCCATGAAAAAACTAGAAAAGTACTTTTATCTCGATCGGAACGATTATGTCTCCCATAAAAGCTGGGGGGTAGGTCAGGTAGTTTCTATCGACACAGAAGGCGAAAAGGTAAACATCAATTTTGAAAAAAAGAACAACCACAGCATTTCCATGGATATTGCCCCGGATATATTACAGAAACTGGATAAGGATGATTTACTGGCAATGATTTACGCCCGTAAAGATGTATTGAATAAAATGATTGGAGAAGACCCCGTAGGTTTAATTAAACTAACCCTGAAATATTTTAAAGGGAAAGCCTCGGTTTCTCATATAAAGAACCGGCTCATATCCGGTGTTATACCGCCCGAGGCATGGAGTAAATGGTGGGTAAATACCAAAAAGTTGCTTAAAAAAGACCCTTACATAAAACTTACCGACGGGACCCCCACCACGTCCTTCCTGGAACTTCGTACCTCACCAATGACACACCATCAAGAGATACTCGAAAAACTGGCCATCACCGGAGATATAAGCAAAAAGGTCGAAATCACCAAAAAATATGTTTCCATAATGAAAGACACTGAAACATGCAGAGAAACTTTGACTGAAATTACAACTCTTTTTGTGAAAGACGCCGCTACATTGCAGGAGAAAAACCCTTCCCTTGCCATAGAATGTCTCTTCCTCCTTGAAGAAATACAAGGCGTCCTCAAAGAGGATGCAGGAAAATATAAAGACACTATCGAAACACTTATTCGCACAATTGAAAATCTTCCGGAATTTATAGATAACATCAACATATTGGAATACAGAAAACAAACCCTCGGTTTAATCAAACAAATCAAACCAGAACATTGGCAGGATGAATTTATATCACTGTTTTTTCTGAACAGTGGCAATCTATGGGAATTCATTATCAAGGAACTTATTACTGAAAACAAGCAACATGCCATTGAAGGGACAGCCTTAAAATTATTCAATCAGTTTAACGCCTACCCGGAACACTATATCTGGTTTTGTAAAAATGGCATGCATGGACGATACACTGAACTTTATAAAAACATTGATCCAGCCCTCATGTTTAATAGGTTAATCGAGCTATCAGACAATATCTATTTTAAGATCCAGAAAGGGCGCGACGGGGATTTAAAGACCATCATCACCAAGATAAAAAATCTTTTGGAGGATAAAGGCACCGATTATGCCATAAGTATTCTGAATGATGCCAACGCAGAAGCCATTTTTAACGTCGTCTCCCGCAGCAAGGGCATGGAGGATTGGTTCAAAGTTTCTATCGAAAGTGTCATTCAGGACCGTTATCCGGAACTATTCGAAGAACCAGGTCTCCCCAAACTCGATGAAAGCAAAATCTACGTCACGAAAGAAGGTTATGAGAGGAAAAAGAAGGAATTTGACCATCTTATGAACGTGGAATTTCCAGAAAACGCACATGATCTCGGAGAAGCCATAAGCCGGGGAGATCTGCGTGAAAATGCAGAGTATAAGGCAGCACGGGAAAAGCAAGCAATGCTCGTGGAAAAGGCAGAACGCATGAAGGCTGAATTACAGAAGGTTGTTATCATTGACCCACATTCAATTCATGCGGATACAGCCTCTCCGGGTACAAAAGTTACTTTAAGGCATGAAGGAAAGGCGGAATTAGAGACGTATACCCTATTGGGACCGTGGGATGTGGATATTGAAAAAGGCATAATCTCCTACCTGTCACCCATTGGAAAAGGACTACTAAACAGAACGGCAGGTGAAACGATAACGATCAAACTCCCGGAAGGAGAGTCTACTTATGAAATCATTAAAGTTGAAAAGGCCTTATTATAAAAAAGACTCCTGATATTTCATCTTCCCTCTACAACGATCTTTCCATTCATTCCAAAATGCCCTGCACCACAAAAGTGAGAACATTGAAAAGGATACGTTCCGGGTTCTTTAGCATAGAACTCAACGGTAGCCATTCCTTTTTCCGGGATGGTCACAAGAATTCCATACTGTTCAATCTTAAACCCATGCGTCACATCCAGACTCTCGATTTCCAAAATCACATGAGTGCCCTGCTTAACCTGAATTACTTCCGGAGTAAATTCAAACCGCTTTGCAGTCATGGATATCTTCTGCACCGGCGCATCATAAGGCATAGATTCCAGAGCCTTATCTTTCTTTACAGCGGCACATCCGGAAAGGACAATTACAATAACCAGCACTATTATACTTTTCATAGCCACATTTCCTTTTTTCATCAACAATTTCCCGATAATGTAATTATTATGCAGTTATTTAACACTATTCATCCGATCTGACTTTAGATTCCTCCGGGACGACCTCAAGAACGACCTTCTCGGAACGCCGAATAATGGTTAGCTCCGACTTTACCCCGATCCAGTGTTCAGTAAGAAGCTTGTGCAGATCGTCTACGCTCTCAATCGCCTGATCGTCGAAACCTATGATTACATCCCCTTCAACCAAGCCAGCTCTTTGGGCAGGACTGTTGTTCTCAACGGAAATGACCAGTACACCGCTCTCTATCGGTAAGTTATGGAATAGCACAAGTCGGCGGTGGAGAAAGACGCTTTGCCCTGCTACACCAATATAACCACGACGGATTTTCCCATCTTTCATAAGCCCTGTCGCGACGAACTTAACTGTGTCAACCGCAATAGCGAAACAGAGGCCTTGTGCTCCCTGGATAATCGCTGTATTGACGCCAATTACTTCTCCGTGGGAATTTATGAGCGGGCCTCCTGAATTGCCCGGATTGAGTGCAGCATCAGTTTGGATGATACTATCTATCAACCTTCCCGATCGTGATCTGAGTGAGCGCCCGAGTGCACTTACCACACCGGCGGTTACTGTACACTGGAAGCCATAGGGGTTACCAATTGCAATTACGAGTTGGCCTACTCGAATAGATTGAGAGTTCCCTAAACGTGCATATGCCAGGTCCGGGGCATGAACTCTGATAACCGCCAAATCCGTATCGGGATCGTCTCCGATCATATCTGCTGTCAAACGACGGCCATCCGCAAGCGCCACTTCAATTTGACCGGCATTATGCACAACGTGACTGTTTGTGAGAATAAAACCATCCGGGGTAAAAATGAACCCCGATCCATTGCCCATCATTTGTTGTGACATCCGTGGATGGACTGTTTGCCGGCCATTCGACAACTGACGAACGTTAATATTTACTACAGCCGGGATAACTTTCTCTGAAGCGCTAACGACGGCCTTCGAATATGCATCAAGAAGTTCTTCATCCGCAGGGGCAACAACTTCAGATATCTGCGAACCAGCTGGCCCAACTCCATTGGTTGATACGGCTTGAAAAAGAGGTTCCACAACAGTTTTTTCCTTTAAAATTTTTGGTCATTGGTTTAAACTCAAGACATTCAATTCAAATTGTATTGTAAAAGTCTTGTTTGTCAAACTCCTATCCTTAGACCAATGGTGGAGTTATTGATTGTTATTCTTTCCTTGCAGTTTAAGCCCGACTTCGGCGAGCCTGCGCCCTAAAGCGCGGCATATTATAGCCTCATGCTGGTCAATTTCCCGTTGGCTGTCCGGTCCTGCAACATGACCGGGTCCATATGGAGAACCTCCGGCTTGAGTCGTAAAAAGCTCTTTAACCGAGTAAGGTACACCAACGAGTATCATACCGAGGTGCAAGAGAGGGGCCATCAAGGTAAGTATCGTCGTCTCCTGCCCTCCGTGAAGGCTTGCCGTAGACACAAAGACGCCGGCAGGTTTGCCTTCAAGTTCACCTGCGAGCCACAACGATGTAAGTTGGTCAACCTGGTTTTTTAATTGCGCTGATACATTTCCAAACCTTGTTGGTGTGCCAAAAGCTATCGCTCCTGCTTCTTTGAAGTCATCTTTTGTAACCATCGGAACGTCTTTCTGCATCGTCTTGCCTGCCTTCATATCCTCCCGGGAATCGATGACAGAGGCAGGTATCAATTCTGGAACTGTACGGATAACTGGTTCCGCACCCTTAACCTCCTTAACCCCTTCTGCCACGAACTTCGCCATCTTGTATACATTGCCGTATGTGCTATAGTAGACGATTAGTACTTTCATAGCTATCCTCCTTTTTATAAATATTCAAAATAAACTACAGGGTATTTCTCCAGGCTTTGTAGTTCTACCATACTATTAAACTCTCTCGTATTTGACAAATGTGCCATTATGGTACTCTTCAAAAGCGATCCGTAGTTCATCTTCCGTATTCATCACAATAGGACCGTACCATGCGACTGGTTCACCAATGGGCTTGCCGGATATAAGCAGGAACCTGACTGCATCGTCTTCCGTTGAGACCATCATCTGATCGCCATCTTCAAACAAGACAAGAGACTCATTGCCTACAAAAGGGTCTCTTTGCATATCGAAATAGTTAACCCCTTCGATCTCATAAGAAAACGGGAGCTTTTCCTTGCAAAAATATCCCTTACCTTCGATGACGTACGCAAAAACGGTGTGTCCACGCTTTGTCGGGTGTATGAATTCTGAACGGGCTGGAACGGTTATATCAAGGTATTCCGGGTCGGCGATGATGTCCTGAACGGCCCCCTGCTTGCCGCCAACTTTACCGCATATGACCCGCACTTTTGTGCCGTTCTCCAGCATTACATTAGGGATTTGCCCGCTTTTCACATCCCGATAACGAGGCTCCATCATTTTATGAGATTTAGGTAGATTGGCCCAGAGTTGAAATCCAAACATCATACCATTTGAGTCTCCTTTGGGCATTTCCTGGTGTATGATCCCGCTTCCCGCGGTCATCCATTGTATATCGCCAGACGTTATAATGCCCTTATTCCCCATGCTGTCACCATGCTCAACATCTCCCCGAAGAACATAGGTGATTGTCTCGATTCCACGATGCGGGTGCCATGGAAAACCCTTGATATAATGCTCTGGATTGTTTGAGCGGAAATCGTCCAGAAGTAAAAAAGGGTCAAACATCGGAACCTGGCTATATCCAAACGCCCGTTTAAGGTGGACACCAGCCCCTTCGATCGTAGGCTTACTTTTCAGGACTTTGCGGATCTTTCTCGTTTCAGTCATTGTGTTCCTTCATCGATTTTTGGTTGGGAATATGCCACTGTTATTACCCGAACTATCAGGAATACAAGTAATTCCGTAACAGCGTTATAGGGCGTTAATTGCTCATGGAAAGCACCAGTACGTTTTATTGTTTGACTCCTTGATTTTTTTCCTCCTAGAGATTTGATTTCTGTAATATGTAAAAGATATTGTGTCTGACTCGAATACTTTTAACTACAGTACCATCTTGATTTCCTGTAGCGCCTGTTACAATGTCAGAAAGCGAAACAATCACAATCAAGTCTCCAAAATCCCGGCGGGCAGGTTCGGAACTCCACTCACCGAACCAAACCCGGTGGGCTGATCGGCAGGGTTCTTGCCTTCGTTGATTGCTTTTTTAACCATATCAGTTCTTTCTGGATTCCATGTATTGAGCATAAAGGTTACGCCGCATTATTTCTGGCCGGCAACCTCTTAAGCCTTTTTGTGGCTTTCCATCAACAACCGATAATTCGGTATAATATGTTCGCCAAAGAGGTTGGCGTAGTCCAACGCATCGGGGCGATTCCAGGTCTGTTGGAGTTCTCCGATAACCGCAAACGTATCGATAGGAATCACACCGGCCTGCATAATACGGGCGATAGTTAAATCGGTTGCCATCTTGCTCCAGTTGCCCGAAGCATCCACAACGGCATACACCTTGTAACCGGCCTGGACTGCGCATATAGCCGGAAATGCCAGGCAAACACTCGTCAGCGTACCGGTCATCACCACCGTCTTGCGTTTAGTCTCTTCAACAGCCTTAACGAACATAGGCACGTCCCATGCGTTGATCTGACCCTGACGCGGGACATATTTGACGTGGGGAGCGAATTGCTGGATTTCGGGGATCACCGGGCCGTTCGGGCCTTCCGGCACGGACGCAGTGGTAATGACGGGAATCTTCAGCATCGTGGCGATTTTGGCCAGGGCAATGACATTGTTGCGCAATTGAGACACAGACATGTCTTTGACGAGGTTGAACAGTCCGCTTTGGTGATCAATCAACAGCATAACAACATCGTTGGGATTCATCATGACTTTTTCTTGAGGTGTGCTCATACAATTCTCCTTTCGATTTGGTTAAAGGACTTTGCTTTTAAATAAATCAACGGTATCTCCCCATTTTTCTTAACTCGAAAAACAAAGGCGCAACACCGGGAACACATTCCTGCTAACCCCAACAATCACAGGGTGCACAACTATAAAAGCCGATAGGGATATGCCCGCTTTGTCCACTCGCTCTCAGGATAACCGGCCTGAAGTTGTTCGTATGCCTCTTTAAGTCCCTTTGGATTTTTCGTATCCTTGTATAAACATACACCTTTCAGGTAAATTGCCTCAGGTGCTGAACTACTTTTAGGAAAATCAGACAAAATCTTCTCCAAGTTTGAAAGCGACTCTTTGAATGTATTCAAGTCAAAATGAACCTTTGCAATACCCAGCAATAACGAAGGAATCAATTCTTCGGGAGAAAGAAAACCTACTGTCCTGTGATGTTCTTTGCCTTCCATATCAAGAATTATAAGGGTCGGAGTCCACTTCAGATTAAAATCAGTGGCCAGGGGTTGAGCATCATAACGGGCACGGAGTGGAATTACCGAGCTATTGATAAATTCAGCAACATTTTTATTTGGATACGAAACTGCATCCATCTGTTGACAACCGATTCAGCCTGGATTAAAGAAATCAAGTAGCACAGGTTTTTTCTCTGTTCGTGCCCTTGTCAGGGCCATGTCCATCTGCGTTTCCCATGTAATCTTATTTTCCATAATCTTGCCTCCTTATAGTAAAGTTATGGTTCAATAGGATACTCCGCCTTTTTCCATCCATTAACGCCACCACCAAGAACCTTTGCATTCTTGTACCCTTTTTTTAAGCATACCGCTGCCTGACCGGCAGCACTTGCCTCTTTAGGTCAGCCACAGTAGAAGACGATCTCCTGATCCTTTGATAATGAAGGTAATCTTGACTTGAATTCATTCAGAGAAATTCCCCCTTGCAGTTTCATCTGTCTGAACATCGCATCGTCGCAACGTCTGGAAACCTGATAAATTATTGCTACGGTAAATTTCTCCGAAAGAAAATGAGTCTTACTGGGAACACAAATAAAAAAAGCCTTACTGCAAAGATATTCTTTAAACATCTTCGGCAGTAAGGCTGTCTTTTCATAAGCCGTTTAAACGGCTTAAACTGTTTAACGGCTAGCAAGACCCTTTACTTTGCGTCCCCTGATTGCCCAGGGTTTGCCTTTTCGTAACGTTCTTTTATTACACTACTTCGTAAAAAGTCATTATTTAGAACTGAATATTTATATAACATGCATGATAGCTTATCTCAAGCAAAAAATAAAAGAACTTAAAATTACTATTGCACTATTCCACTTTTATATGGTCAAATAAGAAATGAAATTTTAATTTATCAATCCAGGTGGACTAAAAGGAGGTTTTATCCTGAACGCATATCTTGTTCTCATCCTTTGCCTTTACATCCTCAAAGAGGGCTCTGAATACTGGGTTCAGTACCTCAATCTCAAACACATGAGAAAGGTTGGTGCAACTGTCCCTCCTGAATTTGAGGGAAAGATAGACGAATCGGTATTGAAAAAGACAATTGACTATGAAACAGAAAAAACCCGTTTCAGCTTTATCTCGTCGATATTCAGTAATATCGTCATTCTGCTATTCTTCTTTGGTGGGCTGCTGAATATCTATACTTCATGGATTGCATCACAGAACCTGTCATTTATCATGTCGGGATGGTTGTTCTTCTTGCTTTTAGCCTATGGTTCCGAATTCCTATCCATACCTTTCAGCCTTTACCATACCTTTAAGATAGAAAATAAATACGGATTCAACACCATGGCCCCACGACTGTGGATATCCGATTTCATAAAAGCACTCCTGATTTCAACAATCATGATGTCGCTGGTGACATTTGCAGGGTTCTTGCTCATTCAGTGGAGCCCCAATTACTGGTGGTTCTGGGTATGGGGCTTTCTCTTTATTTTCAGTATCTTTATTCTGTACGTATCGCCGTATGTCATTGAACCTCTCTTTAATAAATTCACCCCAATTGAAGATGAATCACTGAAAGAAAAGGTTATGCAATTAGCCGCCAGGGCCGGTATTCATGCAAGCAGGATTCTCAGGATAGATGCATCAAAGAGAAGTAAACACACCAACGCCTATTTTACCGGTATTGGAAAAACAAAGAGGATCGTCCTCTACGACACCTTGCTTGCGAGCATGAACCACGATGAAATCCTCGCTGTGCTGTCGCATGAGATAGGACACTGGAAGAAAAGGCATATGCTGAAAATGATCATCGCCTTTGAAATATTTTCACTCATAGCCCTTTATCTCTCATTCAAGGTTATCCAAAGCGACGCCCTTTTAACGCTCTTTCACATCCGCACAAATACCCTTTATGCAAAATTTATAATCCTTGCTTTCCTTGCTGATATTCTGTCATTATTTTTAACACCCTGTGTAAGTTATTTCATGAGAATGCATGAAAGGCAGGCAGACAGGGTTTCGTATGAACTCACAAAAGATCCGGAAAGCATGGTAAGTGCCCTCGTAAAACTTTCAAAGGAAAATCTCACCAATCTTTATCCCCACCCCCTTTATGTTACCTTGTACTATTCACACCCTCCTATTCTGGAGAGAATCCGATATCTCAAAGGATTCTCCTAAAACAGGGGCTACTTTGCTTTAAATATGCATTTATTGCGGAGCATCCACAACAATTCCTGTTCACTACAGGGACAAAAATTGTGAATAATTAACCCTGTCAGGGTTTAAAACCCTGACAGGGTTGACCCGCGAATTTCTTACTTCGGATTTTGTCTTTTCTGACTTGTTCGAGTCAGGTGATATTTAACTACAAAAAAAAGGATATTTTGAAACCAGTTGGGGAATGAATCTGCAGCAGAAACAGAACATAACTTCATCAAATAACTTCTCATCCCTGGGGCGCAAACCGGTACCCCGCTTTCCTGGCTGGTGGGTAGCTCTGGGTCCGGGGATCGTCTGGATGGCACTTGCCCAGGGCAGTGGAGAACTGATCTGGTGGCCATATATCATTGCCAAATACGGCCTGACTTTTTTGTTCCTGCTTATTCCTGCCTGCCTCCTCCAATACCCTGTTACTGTTGAAATTGGTCGATACACACTTCTCACGGGCGAGAGTATTTTCCACGGCTTTATCCGGCTAAACCGCTGGTTTGGGATGTTTCTCTGGCTGCTGATGACGCTGTCATTCCTCTGGTTCGGCGCATTTGCCTCCGCGGGAGGAACGGCAATGGCGGCGCTTACCCATTTTCCAGCAGGCTGGAGCCAACGCGGTCAAACGTTATTCTGGGGTTATACTTCTATCATGATCTTTCTTGTCGCTATCCTGATGAGTGGTGTAGTATATTCATTAATCGAAAGATTTATGAAGGCAGTGGCAGTCACCACTGTTGTCGGGCTACTCTGGGCATGTCTTCAGCCGCAGGTCTTGCACTCTGCACCAGGGTTCATGAAAGGCTTGTTCGGACCTTGCAGTCCAATACCACGTCCATGGGATAATAACGATGCTACCAAGCTGCTAACCGCAATCACTTTTGCCGGGCTTGGTGGCTTCTGGATCCTTTTTTATTCTTACTGGATGCGTGATAAGGGCAATGCTATGGCGGATCATATGGGCCGTATTACCGGACCTGTCACAGGAAAACCTGAGACAATTACAAGCGACGGGAACCTGCCGCATGATTCTCCGGATAATTCTGAAAAATGGAAACGCTGGCGGCGTTACCTTTCAGTCGATATTATGGTCGGTATTTGCGGAAACCTGTTTACTACCCTTATGGCCTGTTTGCTTTCTTATGCCTTGCTCTTCCCCAAAGGACTCCTGCCCCGGGAATACGAATTAGCTGTTGTGCAGAGTAGTTTTTTCGAAGTGAGTTGGGGGTTCGCAGGGAAATTCCTGTTTCTTCTCGTTGCAGCGGCCTTTCTGACTGATACCTGGCTAGCAACCGCAGATGCTGTAAGCCGGATGCAGGCAGATATTGTGCATATCCTTTTTCCCAGGAGCCGACGCTTTGAATTACGTCACTGGTATTATTTCTTTCTGGGAATCCTGACAGTGATTACCTCTTTGACCATGCTGCTCGATGCACCAGGGCCGCTTATTATGACCAGCGCCGTCATCGGCTTTATCGGCACAATCATATTCCCTGTTGTCCTCTATTTCCTGAATTACAAAATTTTGGCACCACATCTTCCGCCCTGGGCACGTCCCGGAAGGATATCCAAGTGTCTCCTTGCTATTTCATTTCTTGCATACCTATTACTTGCACTGGCCTATCTCAGGTCGGTAATGTTTTAGCGATAAAAGCTTTTTTCTCCTGATTCACTGTGGTCTGACTTTTGTTTTGATCTTTCTTTTTTCATTTTTCTGTGACGTCCGTGGTTTACACTCTTTCTATACTTCAATTAAGAAAGAAAGACGACGAGGAGTTGTTTGATATTTTCAATGTCCATGCAGATGAGTTTTTAAATCCCATTGTTTATTTATAGTTTTCTGATATGATAAAACCACTTTCAACACTTGCAAAGATACTACAGTAAACAGCAAAAGTAAGTTGATATAACCCAAGACTTCGGAGTCTGTGTAAAAGGTTGTTTTGTGTGGATATTATCAGGTTAGGCACTGACAAACAAGTTTGTCAGTGCCACCTTTTCGTTCTGAAATTCCCAAACATCTATGGAGAGCGAAGGCGCACTGCGCTCTGCAGGCTCTGAAGGTTTGGGTTACATTTTCTAATGCACCTCTACTTCTAAATTGAGATATCAATGGTAAATGAAAAAAATCATCTTCTCATCATAGGTGGTGTGGCGGCTGGAATGAAGGCAGCGGCCAAGGCACGGCGTGAGTCCCCAACGATGAAGATTACCGTCGTAACTGACGAGCAATACATTTCCTATGCAGGGTGCGGCATGCCTTATTTTATCGGAAATATCATCAAAGATTCAAAAAAACTCATCCTTCGGGAACCGATATATTTTAAGAACATGCATAATATTGATGTCCTTACCAGACATCAGGCAACGGCCATCGACACCAAGTCTAAACAGGTTAAAGTCAAGAACATTGACAAGGGACATACCCTCACATTTCATTATGACAAACTTATTATTGCCACGGGGGCACAACCTATTATTCCTCCCTTGCCGGGTATTTCTTTGGGCAATATCTTTACCCTGAGAACCATGAGCGATGCGTTAAAGATAAGGGCATGTGTGGATGGAGGAAGCATTAAAAACGCCGTAATTGTAGGTGGCGGGCTTATTGGTCTGGAAATGGTGGAAAATCTGATTCCCAGAGGTATCAAGGTCACCGTTGTTGAACTCCTCGACCAAATTCTGCCACCGCTGGACAAGGATATGGCATCAATTGTCCAAA
The sequence above is a segment of the Candidatus Brocadia sp. genome. Coding sequences within it:
- the greA gene encoding transcription elongation factor GreA — protein: MSNECSITGNKLDTNELINLINTEQYDKLEEAWLGIIESNSMDLQALFDVVDLLAKREEKKRAHDFLMMLAPHYRQKGLYQDVLEVLKKVFEYNPKEKGLAKEIAECYSNIYKDRPYAKDLVEKTGIETASDIRSAMKKLEKYFYLDRNDYVSHKSWGVGQVVSIDTEGEKVNINFEKKNNHSISMDIAPDILQKLDKDDLLAMIYARKDVLNKMIGEDPVGLIKLTLKYFKGKASVSHIKNRLISGVIPPEAWSKWWVNTKKLLKKDPYIKLTDGTPTTSFLELRTSPMTHHQEILEKLAITGDISKKVEITKKYVSIMKDTETCRETLTEITTLFVKDAATLQEKNPSLAIECLFLLEEIQGVLKEDAGKYKDTIETLIRTIENLPEFIDNINILEYRKQTLGLIKQIKPEHWQDEFISLFFLNSGNLWEFIIKELITENKQHAIEGTALKLFNQFNAYPEHYIWFCKNGMHGRYTELYKNIDPALMFNRLIELSDNIYFKIQKGRDGDLKTIITKIKNLLEDKGTDYAISILNDANAEAIFNVVSRSKGMEDWFKVSIESVIQDRYPELFEEPGLPKLDESKIYVTKEGYERKKKEFDHLMNVEFPENAHDLGEAISRGDLRENAEYKAAREKQAMLVEKAERMKAELQKVVIIDPHSIHADTASPGTKVTLRHEGKAELETYTLLGPWDVDIEKGIISYLSPIGKGLLNRTAGETITIKLPEGESTYEIIKVEKALL
- a CDS encoding trypsin-like serine protease; protein product: MEPLFQAVSTNGVGPAGSQISEVVAPADEELLDAYSKAVVSASEKVIPAVVNINVRQLSNGRQTVHPRMSQQMMGNGSGFIFTPDGFILTNSHVVHNAGQIEVALADGRRLTADMIGDDPDTDLAVIRVHAPDLAYARLGNSQSIRVGQLVIAIGNPYGFQCTVTAGVVSALGRSLRSRSGRLIDSIIQTDAALNPGNSGGPLINSHGEVIGVNTAIIQGAQGLCFAIAVDTVKFVATGLMKDGKIRRGYIGVAGQSVFLHRRLVLFHNLPIESGVLVISVENNSPAQRAGLVEGDVIIGFDDQAIESVDDLHKLLTEHWIGVKSELTIIRRSEKVVLEVVPEESKVRSDE
- the wrbA gene encoding NAD(P)H:quinone oxidoreductase — translated: MKVLIVYYSTYGNVYKMAKFVAEGVKEVKGAEPVIRTVPELIPASVIDSREDMKAGKTMQKDVPMVTKDDFKEAGAIAFGTPTRFGNVSAQLKNQVDQLTSLWLAGELEGKPAGVFVSTASLHGGQETTILTLMAPLLHLGMILVGVPYSVKELFTTQAGGSPYGPGHVAGPDSQREIDQHEAIICRALGRRLAEVGLKLQGKNNNQ
- a CDS encoding pirin family protein, whose protein sequence is MTETRKIRKVLKSKPTIEGAGVHLKRAFGYSQVPMFDPFLLLDDFRSNNPEHYIKGFPWHPHRGIETITYVLRGDVEHGDSMGNKGIITSGDIQWMTAGSGIIHQEMPKGDSNGMMFGFQLWANLPKSHKMMEPRYRDVKSGQIPNVMLENGTKVRVICGKVGGKQGAVQDIIADPEYLDITVPARSEFIHPTKRGHTVFAYVIEGKGYFCKEKLPFSYEIEGVNYFDMQRDPFVGNESLVLFEDGDQMMVSTEDDAVRFLLISGKPIGEPVAWYGPIVMNTEDELRIAFEEYHNGTFVKYERV
- a CDS encoding isochorismatase family protein encodes the protein MSTPQEKVMMNPNDVVMLLIDHQSGLFNLVKDMSVSQLRNNVIALAKIATMLKIPVITTASVPEGPNGPVIPEIQQFAPHVKYVPRQGQINAWDVPMFVKAVEETKRKTVVMTGTLTSVCLAFPAICAVQAGYKVYAVVDASGNWSKMATDLTIARIMQAGVIPIDTFAVIGELQQTWNRPDALDYANLFGEHIIPNYRLLMESHKKA
- a CDS encoding M48 family peptidase; amino-acid sequence: MNAYLVLILCLYILKEGSEYWVQYLNLKHMRKVGATVPPEFEGKIDESVLKKTIDYETEKTRFSFISSIFSNIVILLFFFGGLLNIYTSWIASQNLSFIMSGWLFFLLLAYGSEFLSIPFSLYHTFKIENKYGFNTMAPRLWISDFIKALLISTIMMSLVTFAGFLLIQWSPNYWWFWVWGFLFIFSIFILYVSPYVIEPLFNKFTPIEDESLKEKVMQLAARAGIHASRILRIDASKRSKHTNAYFTGIGKTKRIVLYDTLLASMNHDEILAVLSHEIGHWKKRHMLKMIIAFEIFSLIALYLSFKVIQSDALLTLFHIRTNTLYAKFIILAFLADILSLFLTPCVSYFMRMHERQADRVSYELTKDPESMVSALVKLSKENLTNLYPHPLYVTLYYSHPPILERIRYLKGFS